In Natronoarchaeum mannanilyticum, a genomic segment contains:
- a CDS encoding MarR family transcriptional regulator: MQQPGATAARVPDELDSPRAKLVYLHLSTAGWSTVADIQHALGLKKIALMSILDTLHSREHVERRGNAFRCRPR; the protein is encoded by the coding sequence ATGCAACAGCCCGGAGCCACCGCCGCGCGCGTTCCCGACGAGCTGGACTCGCCCCGCGCGAAGCTGGTGTACCTCCACCTCTCGACGGCGGGGTGGAGCACCGTCGCGGACATCCAGCACGCGCTCGGGCTCAAGAAGATCGCGCTCATGAGCATCCTCGACACGCTCCACAGCCGCGAGCACGTCGAGCGCCGCGGCAACGCGTTCCGCTGTCGGCCGCGCTGA
- a CDS encoding CPBP family intramembrane glutamic endopeptidase, with translation MSERYASGVGLVLSGLALVAALQPWPDSGTLTAEIPIAGESASLTPIAAALALAAIAAFLARRYELLGRIEVSLAAGVASVAVALYALGVAVRTVGAGDDPGVWPTVAVAAGAVAGLAALVDGLGFDADDVLDRVQLTVTGTIVGVLGLLGITLWNTLLVSIAAGVAGSTTPGTRILLSTVATGLGSATVVLGYLDGTDRGLGFLDVDWPDTRDVVYGVGGFVVLLLVLLVGAELIDVLGFSSAEHGIVQTARENDPAILLWLILPSVLLVGPGEELLYRNVIQKSLYDSFSRTGAVLVTSALFALVHFPAYATGGLLETIGSLLLIVPLSIVLGFAFARTENVVIPALIHGAFNAFQYAALYVAITSGVEFI, from the coding sequence ATGAGCGAACGGTACGCCTCCGGCGTCGGCCTCGTCCTCTCCGGGCTCGCGCTCGTCGCGGCGCTCCAGCCGTGGCCGGATTCGGGGACGCTGACCGCCGAAATCCCCATCGCCGGTGAATCGGCCAGCCTGACGCCGATCGCGGCGGCGCTGGCGCTGGCCGCGATCGCGGCGTTTCTCGCCCGCCGGTACGAGCTCCTCGGCCGGATAGAGGTGAGCCTCGCCGCCGGCGTCGCGAGCGTCGCCGTCGCCCTGTACGCCCTCGGCGTCGCCGTCCGGACGGTCGGCGCTGGCGACGATCCGGGCGTCTGGCCCACCGTCGCAGTCGCCGCCGGCGCCGTCGCCGGTCTCGCCGCGCTCGTCGACGGACTCGGCTTCGACGCCGACGACGTGCTCGACCGCGTGCAGCTGACCGTCACGGGGACGATCGTCGGCGTCCTCGGGCTGCTGGGGATCACGCTCTGGAACACGCTGCTGGTCTCGATCGCCGCGGGCGTCGCCGGCTCGACGACTCCCGGCACGCGAATCCTGCTCAGCACGGTCGCGACCGGGCTGGGTAGCGCAACCGTCGTGCTGGGCTATCTGGACGGCACCGACCGCGGCCTCGGCTTTCTCGACGTCGACTGGCCCGACACTCGCGACGTCGTCTACGGCGTCGGCGGGTTCGTCGTCCTGCTGCTCGTGTTGCTCGTCGGCGCCGAGTTGATCGACGTACTGGGTTTCTCATCGGCCGAGCACGGGATCGTCCAGACCGCCCGCGAGAACGACCCCGCAATCCTGCTGTGGCTGATCCTCCCCTCGGTGCTGCTGGTCGGCCCCGGCGAGGAACTGCTGTACCGCAACGTGATCCAGAAGTCGCTGTACGACTCGTTCTCTCGGACCGGCGCGGTGCTGGTGACCAGCGCGCTGTTCGCCCTGGTTCACTTCCCGGCGTACGCCACCGGCGGCTTGCTCGAGACGATCGGCAGTCTCCTGCTGATCGTTCCGCTGTCGATCGTGCTGGGCTTCGCCTTCGCTCGCACCGAAAACGTCGTCATCCCGGCGCTGATCCACGGCGCGTTCAACGCCTTTCAGTACGCCGCGCTGTACGTCGCGATCACCAGCGGCGTCGAGTTCATCTGA
- a CDS encoding glucose-6-phosphate isomerase, with the protein MYVDLGNALSSVASPGVSRASLERLDEDVAAAHERIERGRANDEHGYAALNLPETADPDAITATVEPVADAEALVIVGIGGSALGAATLADALDSDVETHVLDNVDPEHTNDLLEGLPLADTAINVVSRSGTTAETLANFLVVREAFEDAGVDWTERTVVTTGEAGPLRDLADTHDLPVLKVPDGVPGRFSVLSTVGLAAAAIRGDDVEALLAGGRDVARNLSGSLFESPAYAYGATTYALDNRGASINAMLPYAEGLETYAEWYAQLWAESLGKDGLGQTPVRALGATDQHSQLQLYRAGPRNTMVTFVRPRERADRTIPETDVEGLSYLGDATLGELLDAEFEATEASLAAAGRPNVRVELDRVDERGLGQLLYGMEAACVLAGELHGVDTFVQPAVEWGKNAARGLLGAEGEYPEADAVEDKEQLLVE; encoded by the coding sequence ATGTACGTCGATCTGGGTAACGCGCTGTCGTCGGTCGCCTCGCCGGGCGTCTCGCGGGCGTCGCTGGAACGCCTCGACGAGGACGTGGCGGCGGCCCACGAGCGCATCGAGCGGGGACGAGCGAACGACGAGCACGGCTACGCGGCGCTGAACCTGCCCGAGACGGCCGATCCCGACGCGATCACGGCGACCGTCGAGCCGGTCGCGGACGCCGAGGCGCTGGTGATCGTCGGTATCGGCGGCTCCGCGCTGGGTGCCGCCACGCTGGCCGACGCGCTCGACAGCGACGTCGAGACGCACGTGCTCGACAACGTCGATCCCGAGCACACGAACGACCTCCTCGAGGGGCTTCCGCTCGCCGACACCGCGATCAACGTCGTCTCGCGCTCGGGGACCACGGCCGAGACGCTGGCGAACTTTCTGGTCGTCCGCGAGGCGTTCGAGGACGCGGGCGTCGACTGGACGGAGCGCACAGTCGTCACGACCGGCGAGGCGGGGCCGCTGCGGGATCTGGCCGACACCCACGACCTGCCCGTGCTGAAGGTTCCTGATGGTGTCCCGGGCCGATTCTCGGTGTTATCGACGGTGGGCCTCGCCGCGGCGGCGATCCGCGGCGACGACGTCGAGGCGCTGCTGGCGGGCGGCCGCGACGTCGCCCGGAACCTGTCGGGCTCGCTGTTCGAATCGCCGGCGTACGCCTACGGCGCCACGACCTACGCGCTGGACAACCGGGGCGCCTCGATCAACGCGATGCTGCCCTACGCCGAGGGGCTGGAGACGTACGCCGAGTGGTACGCGCAGCTGTGGGCCGAGAGTCTCGGCAAGGACGGGCTGGGACAGACGCCGGTGCGCGCGCTGGGCGCGACCGATCAGCACTCTCAGCTCCAGCTCTACCGGGCGGGCCCGCGCAACACGATGGTCACGTTCGTCCGGCCGCGCGAGCGCGCCGACCGGACGATCCCCGAGACGGACGTCGAGGGACTGTCGTATCTGGGCGACGCCACGCTGGGCGAGCTGCTCGACGCCGAGTTCGAGGCGACCGAGGCCAGCCTCGCCGCGGCGGGGCGCCCGAACGTCCGCGTCGAGCTCGACCGCGTCGACGAGCGCGGACTGGGCCAGTTGCTCTACGGCATGGAAGCCGCCTGCGTGCTGGCGGGCGAGCTCCACGGCGTCGACACGTTCGTCCAGCCCGCCGTCGAGTGGGGTAAAAACGCCGCGCGCGGGCTGCTCGGCGCCGAGGGCGAGTACCCCGAAGCCGACGCCGTCGAGGACAAAGAGCAACTGCTCGTGGAGTGA
- a CDS encoding DUF5812 family protein, whose protein sequence is MTEKTGTFLVTHADEGSAVLRDVSDGQVHTMASNPDVEERDVLEATIRPQPPMEVAWEVVEVEERRAVELVDTDLSPTTQAMEIAAEQAVGEVERVDRAGDGEIHVLSVPPERTADAAADVLDDTGTLERAARLGAVRVEVRADDDEGVVNVRYLPD, encoded by the coding sequence ATGACCGAGAAGACCGGAACCTTCCTCGTCACGCACGCCGACGAGGGGTCGGCGGTGTTGCGCGACGTGAGCGACGGGCAGGTCCACACGATGGCGTCGAACCCGGACGTGGAAGAACGGGACGTCCTCGAGGCGACGATCCGTCCCCAGCCGCCGATGGAGGTCGCCTGGGAGGTCGTCGAGGTCGAGGAGCGGCGCGCCGTCGAACTCGTCGACACCGACCTCTCGCCGACGACGCAGGCGATGGAGATCGCCGCCGAACAGGCCGTCGGCGAGGTCGAGCGCGTCGATCGCGCCGGCGACGGCGAGATTCACGTGCTGTCGGTGCCGCCCGAGCGCACCGCCGACGCCGCCGCGGACGTGCTCGACGATACGGGAACTCTCGAACGCGCCGCGCGGCTCGGCGCCGTCCGCGTCGAGGTCAGGGCCGACGACGACGAGGGCGTCGTGAACGTGCGCTACCTGCCGGACTGA
- a CDS encoding diacylglycerol/lipid kinase family protein — protein sequence MGDDGTERRFEALDDGAGVRTDGCDAERVLVLNPAAGTGDHVAEVRSRAAEHGFDVRETEGEGDAVEFAREAAAAGASVVAAAGGDGTLNEVVRGIQAAEKLGEVAFAVVPAGTGNNFASNVGIGGIADAFRAIERGEVREIDVGTANDGLFLNSCVAGLTADASAATDSEMKERLGVLAYVLTTIRHLPDYDGLPLRVRTDEVVDEAIEPADAEPDADATARDPDWEGRALMVLIGNARRFPGQGWPAPGNAEDGLLDVTVVAGQPSGDLLGDGALGRLLAGEETAMHRLRAPALSIESLDDEPIQFSLDGEMVSTPSLDVSIERRRLPLFVGEGYDPEPTS from the coding sequence ATGGGGGACGACGGGACGGAGCGTCGATTCGAAGCGCTCGACGACGGGGCGGGAGTCAGGACCGACGGCTGCGACGCCGAGCGCGTGCTCGTGTTGAACCCGGCTGCCGGAACCGGCGACCACGTCGCCGAGGTGCGCTCGCGCGCCGCCGAACACGGGTTCGACGTCCGCGAGACCGAGGGCGAGGGCGACGCCGTCGAGTTCGCCCGCGAGGCCGCGGCGGCGGGCGCGTCAGTCGTGGCGGCGGCGGGCGGCGACGGGACGCTCAACGAGGTCGTCCGCGGTATCCAGGCGGCGGAGAAACTCGGCGAGGTCGCGTTCGCGGTCGTTCCCGCCGGGACGGGCAACAACTTCGCGTCGAACGTCGGCATCGGCGGGATCGCCGACGCGTTCCGGGCGATAGAGCGGGGCGAAGTCAGGGAGATCGATGTCGGGACGGCCAACGACGGGCTCTTCCTGAACTCCTGCGTGGCCGGGCTGACCGCCGACGCCAGCGCGGCGACCGACAGCGAGATGAAAGAGCGGCTGGGCGTGCTCGCGTACGTGCTGACGACGATCCGGCACCTGCCGGACTACGACGGGCTGCCGCTGCGCGTCCGGACCGACGAGGTGGTCGACGAGGCGATCGAACCGGCCGACGCCGAGCCCGACGCCGACGCGACGGCGCGCGATCCCGACTGGGAGGGCCGGGCGCTGATGGTGCTGATCGGCAACGCCCGGCGGTTCCCCGGGCAGGGATGGCCCGCGCCGGGAAACGCCGAAGACGGGCTGCTGGACGTGACCGTCGTCGCCGGCCAGCCCTCCGGCGACCTGCTCGGAGACGGCGCGCTCGGCCGGCTGCTCGCCGGCGAGGAGACGGCGATGCACCGGCTCCGGGCGCCCGCGCTCTCGATCGAGTCGCTCGACGACGAGCCGATCCAGTTCAGCCTCGACGGCGAGATGGTGTCGACGCCGTCGCTCGACGTTTCGATCGAGCGGCGACGGCTCCCGCTGTTCGTCGGCGAGGGGTACGATCCGGAGCCGACCTCGTGA
- a CDS encoding NUDIX hydrolase: protein MSTQNADEPAHENAEQDVIAVDADDNPEGLVNRLDAHTGDGIRHRAFTSLVFDGEGNILLAQRAANKRLWDTHWDGTVASHPVEGQTQKEATRQRLDEELGISPDQYDDLRVTDRFEYKRYYENAGVEHEVCAVLKLTLDDTSLDPDEEEVAGLMWVPYERLHEHPEWYRQLRLCPWFEIAMRRDVR from the coding sequence ATGAGCACGCAGAACGCCGACGAGCCGGCACACGAGAACGCCGAGCAGGACGTGATCGCCGTCGACGCCGACGACAACCCCGAGGGACTGGTGAACCGACTGGACGCCCACACCGGCGACGGGATCCGCCACCGCGCCTTTACCTCGCTGGTGTTCGACGGCGAGGGCAACATCCTGCTGGCCCAGCGCGCCGCCAACAAGCGCCTCTGGGACACCCACTGGGACGGCACAGTCGCCTCCCACCCCGTCGAGGGCCAGACCCAGAAGGAGGCCACCCGCCAGCGCCTCGACGAAGAGTTGGGGATCTCGCCCGACCAGTACGACGATCTGCGCGTGACCGACCGGTTCGAGTACAAGCGCTACTACGAGAACGCGGGCGTCGAGCACGAGGTTTGCGCGGTGCTCAAACTCACGCTCGACGACACCTCTCTCGACCCCGACGAGGAGGAGGTCGCCGGCCTGATGTGGGTCCCCTACGAGCGTCTGCACGAACACCCCGAGTGGTACCGCCAGCTCCGCCTCTGCCCCTGGTTCGAGATCGCGATGCGCCGCGACGTCCGGTAA
- a CDS encoding zinc-binding dehydrogenase, with protein MDAVKFTDHGGTDVVEYGEFPDPEIGADDVLVDVKAGALNHLDVWTRRGMPGLDLEMPHVPGSDGAGVVEAVGEHVSRFEPGDRVALTAGRYCGECEYCRHGEEPQCVNYHIVGEHVRGVHSELAAIPEETLVAVPEGVDWETAAAAPLVFQTAWRMLMTRADVEPGETVLVLGASGGVGHAAVQIADYAGATVYATGGSDEKCRYAEELGAEAAINYEEDDFADEIRAITGKRGHQTTSDGPSERRRSDDGVDVVVDHVGADTWSDSLASLAKGGRLVTCGATTGHAPETNINRIFWNQLSVLGSTMATPGEIDDVLERVWDGTFEVRIRETLPMSETARAHELLENREGFGKVVVRPDSEL; from the coding sequence ATGGACGCAGTCAAATTCACCGACCACGGCGGTACCGACGTCGTCGAGTACGGCGAGTTCCCCGACCCGGAGATCGGCGCCGACGACGTGCTCGTCGACGTGAAGGCGGGCGCGCTCAACCACCTCGACGTCTGGACGCGCCGCGGGATGCCGGGGCTGGACCTGGAGATGCCCCACGTTCCGGGCAGCGACGGCGCCGGCGTCGTCGAGGCTGTCGGCGAGCACGTCTCGCGGTTCGAACCGGGCGATCGGGTCGCGCTCACGGCGGGCCGGTACTGCGGCGAGTGCGAGTACTGCCGCCACGGCGAAGAGCCCCAGTGCGTCAACTACCACATCGTCGGCGAGCACGTTCGCGGCGTCCACTCCGAACTCGCGGCGATCCCCGAGGAGACTCTGGTCGCGGTGCCCGAGGGCGTCGACTGGGAGACCGCGGCGGCCGCGCCGCTCGTCTTCCAGACCGCTTGGCGCATGCTGATGACGCGCGCCGACGTCGAGCCGGGCGAGACGGTGCTCGTGCTCGGGGCCAGCGGCGGCGTCGGCCACGCCGCGGTCCAGATCGCCGACTACGCCGGCGCGACGGTGTACGCGACCGGCGGCTCCGACGAGAAGTGCCGGTACGCCGAGGAACTCGGCGCCGAGGCGGCGATCAACTACGAGGAAGACGACTTCGCCGACGAGATCCGCGCCATCACCGGGAAGCGCGGTCATCAGACTACGTCTGATGGGCCGTCAGAACGCAGGCGTTCTGACGACGGCGTCGACGTCGTCGTCGACCACGTCGGCGCCGACACGTGGTCCGACTCGCTGGCCAGCCTCGCGAAGGGCGGCCGGCTGGTCACCTGCGGCGCGACGACGGGCCACGCGCCCGAGACCAACATCAACCGCATCTTCTGGAACCAGCTCAGCGTGCTCGGCTCGACGATGGCGACGCCCGGCGAGATCGACGACGTTCTCGAACGCGTCTGGGACGGCACCTTCGAGGTGCGGATCCGCGAGACGCTGCCGATGAGCGAGACGGCCAGGGCTCACGAGCTACTGGAGAACCGTGAGGGCTTTGGCAAAGTGGTCGTAAGACCCGACAGTGAACTCTGA
- a CDS encoding molybdenum cofactor biosynthesis protein B: MVDFQQRDTRRDLRDEEDESGEEPATDRDTSSDAEPDPEVGEGDPDVEGDELHDTEEYDEFDPDELCTAVVTVSSERSLSDDPAGDAVVAGMEDAGHEIVTRELIEAKYDNIQQTINRLADRGDVDVVVMTGGTGITADDVTIEAVEPLFDKELPGFGELFRLLSYDEVATKVVATRATAGIVTDVPVFCMPGSERAARLGTEGIVVEEAGHVAGLARTGDPEKHPR, from the coding sequence ATGGTCGACTTCCAGCAGCGCGACACCCGGCGGGATCTGCGGGACGAGGAGGACGAGTCGGGAGAGGAGCCGGCGACCGATCGGGACACGTCGAGCGACGCCGAGCCCGACCCGGAGGTCGGAGAGGGCGACCCCGACGTCGAGGGCGACGAACTTCACGACACCGAGGAGTACGACGAGTTCGATCCCGACGAGCTCTGCACCGCGGTCGTGACCGTCTCCTCGGAGCGATCGCTCTCGGACGACCCCGCGGGCGACGCCGTCGTCGCCGGGATGGAGGACGCGGGCCACGAGATCGTCACCCGGGAGCTGATCGAAGCCAAGTACGACAACATCCAGCAGACGATCAACCGGCTGGCGGATCGGGGCGACGTCGACGTCGTGGTGATGACCGGCGGCACGGGAATCACGGCGGACGACGTGACGATCGAGGCCGTCGAGCCGCTGTTCGACAAGGAGCTGCCGGGCTTCGGCGAGCTGTTTCGCCTGCTGTCGTACGACGAGGTCGCGACGAAAGTCGTCGCGACGCGCGCGACCGCCGGGATCGTCACCGACGTGCCGGTGTTTTGCATGCCGGGCAGCGAGCGGGCCGCCCGCCTCGGGACCGAGGGGATCGTCGTCGAGGAAGCAGGTCACGTCGCCGGGCTGGCGCGGACGGGCGACCCCGAGAAACATCCGCGGTGA